One Littorina saxatilis isolate snail1 linkage group LG1, US_GU_Lsax_2.0, whole genome shotgun sequence genomic window carries:
- the LOC138961666 gene encoding uncharacterized protein yields the protein MFKVSSFVLITLRPTSKTILQRGSLVWNAVPTLFAVPNPPPKVASGRKPPSQRVATNEASTDLSPDAQIVQPDDIQAILEDIGCKASKSSSSPSPREAELWQKVNKLRSKVFRLEKKTMEPRVKRASKLAKPPKKDVVIEQLSHILSGEASYFAIYACYIFTGYLLLCPILAETGTHVTKELKESQ from the exons atgttcaaggtctcaagctttgtactgatcactttgaggccaaccagtaaaacaatcctgcagagaggatcacttgtgtggaatgctgtcccgacattgtttgcagtgcccaatccaccaccgaag gttgctagtgggaggaagccaccatcgcaaagggtagctacaaatgaagccagcaccgacctgtcgcctgatgcacaaattgttcaaccag atgacattcaggcgatcctggaggacataggatgtaaagcatcaaagtcgtcatcctccccatcccctcgtgaagcggaactttggcagaaggtcaacaaactgaggagcaaggttttccgattagaaaagaaaacgatggaaccccgtgtaaaacgagcgagtaaattagccaagcctcccaagaaagacgttgtaatagaacagttgtctcatatattatcaggcgaggcgagctattttgccatttatgcctgttacatatttaccggttatctgctgctgtgtccaatcctggcagagacgggaacgcatgttaccaaggagctgaaggagagtcaatga